The Fulvivirga ligni genome window below encodes:
- a CDS encoding glycoside hydrolase family 88/105 protein → MRIQPKKYYKVLLASLIATFCAGMFTSCSTSKSETTSADSLAVEQPAEKAHLSVKMAQSEMHRTPDAQYLDFRPKPKWEYTNGLMCSAMLRVYDKTGDKAFFNYAKAYADSMVNEQGQVKTYKLTDYNIDRVNPGKFLIDLYNETGQENYKKAIEMLRDQMREHPRTSEGGFWHKKRYPHQMWLDGIYMGSPFLAKYAATFNEPQLFDDVANQIYLIDKHNYDPVTGLYYHGWDESKEQDWANKETGLSENFWGRGMGWLAMALVDVLDYFPQDHPKREMILQIADKMAQGVVKYQDEKTGVWYQVLDKGEKDGNYLEASASSMFAYFLLKGVEKGYLDPKYKDTAIKAYDGVVKQFIKNESNGDVSIIEVCAVAGLGGDPYRSGTYEYYINEKKRDNDPKAVGPFIMASLYYENLK, encoded by the coding sequence ATGAGAATTCAACCTAAAAAGTACTATAAAGTATTATTAGCGAGCTTGATAGCTACATTTTGTGCAGGTATGTTCACCTCATGTTCTACCTCAAAATCTGAAACTACTTCAGCTGATTCACTGGCAGTGGAGCAACCGGCAGAAAAGGCTCACTTATCAGTGAAAATGGCACAGTCTGAGATGCACCGTACGCCGGATGCTCAGTATTTAGACTTCAGACCGAAGCCGAAGTGGGAGTATACCAATGGTCTGATGTGCTCTGCTATGCTCAGAGTTTATGATAAAACAGGTGATAAGGCGTTCTTTAATTATGCAAAGGCTTATGCTGACTCAATGGTCAATGAGCAAGGACAGGTGAAAACCTATAAACTAACAGACTACAATATTGATCGTGTAAATCCCGGTAAATTCCTTATTGATCTGTACAATGAAACCGGACAAGAAAATTATAAAAAGGCCATTGAAATGCTTCGTGATCAAATGAGGGAGCATCCTCGTACCAGTGAGGGTGGCTTTTGGCATAAGAAAAGGTATCCTCATCAGATGTGGCTGGATGGTATTTACATGGGATCTCCATTCCTTGCTAAATATGCCGCCACCTTTAATGAACCACAGCTTTTTGATGACGTGGCTAATCAGATTTACCTGATTGATAAACATAACTATGATCCCGTGACTGGCCTTTATTATCATGGCTGGGATGAAAGCAAAGAGCAGGATTGGGCCAATAAGGAAACAGGTCTATCCGAAAATTTTTGGGGCAGAGGTATGGGCTGGTTAGCTATGGCTCTTGTAGATGTTTTGGATTATTTCCCTCAAGATCACCCAAAGAGAGAAATGATTCTACAAATAGCTGATAAAATGGCTCAAGGAGTGGTGAAATATCAGGATGAGAAAACAGGAGTTTGGTATCAGGTTTTAGATAAAGGGGAAAAAGATGGTAATTATTTAGAGGCGTCAGCTTCAAGTATGTTCGCTTATTTCTTACTCAAAGGCGTAGAGAAGGGCTATTTAGATCCAAAATATAAGGATACTGCCATAAAAGCTTACGACGGTGTGGTAAAGCAATTTATAAAGAATGAGTCAAATGGTGATGTGAGCATCATCGAAGTGTGCGCAGTTGCTGGTCTGGGTGGAGATCCTTACAGAAGCGGCACTTATGAGTATTACATCAATGAGAAGAAGAGAGACAATGATCCAAAAGCCGTAGGGCCTTTCATCATGGCCTCTTTATACTATGAAAATCTGAAATAA
- a CDS encoding pectate lyase, which translates to MKRTIMIKNTKGQIRLVWVVLCTIMISTSCISAQTPAFPSAEGYGKFTTGGRGGKVLIVSNLNDDGPGSLRAAIQEKGPRIITFSISGTIALKSNLPIDNGDVTIAGQSAPGDGICIKNYPVRISADNVIVRYVRFRLGDEMKVEDDAINGRRSKNLIIDHCSISWSTDECASFYGNTNFTMQWCIVSESLNNSVHHKGNHGYGGIWGGIGASFHHNLLAHHTSRNPRFSGSATTPNSPLEHVDFRNNVIYNWAHNSTYGGEKGKYNMVNNYYKPGPATDKSKRDRIVNPSEPYGQFYVAGNFVEGSEELTKDNWNGGIQCDDPEATKASEQFEYVSTGSEESAKQAYESVLAKAGASLNRDAVDERVIKEVKTGTAAHNDGIINSPQDVGGYPELQSKPAPKDSDNDGMPDSWEKKHKLDPKNADDASGFTVDKNYTNIEVYLNELVQ; encoded by the coding sequence ATGAAGAGAACAATTATGATTAAAAACACGAAGGGTCAGATAAGATTAGTATGGGTGGTTTTGTGTACAATAATGATCTCTACATCTTGCATTAGCGCTCAAACCCCAGCTTTTCCGAGTGCTGAAGGATACGGTAAATTTACCACCGGAGGCCGAGGAGGCAAAGTGCTGATAGTCAGTAATCTAAATGATGATGGCCCAGGAAGTTTAAGGGCAGCCATTCAGGAGAAAGGCCCAAGAATCATCACCTTTTCCATTTCAGGAACAATAGCACTTAAATCTAACCTACCCATAGATAATGGAGATGTTACCATTGCCGGACAGTCGGCTCCCGGAGATGGTATTTGCATCAAAAACTACCCTGTGAGAATATCAGCAGATAATGTGATAGTAAGATATGTCCGCTTTCGTCTGGGCGACGAAATGAAAGTGGAGGATGATGCTATCAATGGCCGAAGAAGTAAAAACCTTATTATTGACCACTGCTCTATCAGTTGGTCAACAGACGAATGTGCTTCTTTTTATGGTAATACTAATTTTACCATGCAGTGGTGTATTGTGTCAGAAAGTCTTAATAACTCAGTCCATCATAAAGGAAATCATGGTTATGGTGGTATCTGGGGTGGAATTGGAGCTAGCTTCCATCATAATCTTTTAGCCCATCACACCAGCAGAAATCCAAGGTTTAGTGGTTCGGCCACTACTCCCAATAGCCCTCTGGAACATGTAGATTTCAGAAATAATGTGATTTATAACTGGGCTCATAACAGCACTTATGGCGGTGAAAAGGGGAAATACAACATGGTGAATAACTATTATAAACCAGGCCCTGCCACAGATAAATCGAAAAGAGATAGAATAGTTAATCCTAGTGAGCCATACGGACAGTTTTACGTGGCTGGCAACTTCGTAGAAGGCAGTGAGGAGTTAACTAAGGATAACTGGAATGGCGGTATTCAATGCGATGATCCCGAAGCCACCAAGGCCTCGGAGCAGTTTGAATATGTATCCACAGGTTCTGAAGAGTCTGCAAAGCAGGCCTATGAGTCAGTTTTGGCTAAAGCAGGAGCTAGTCTGAATAGGGATGCCGTTGATGAGAGAGTGATAAAGGAAGTGAAAACGGGTACAGCAGCTCATAATGATGGAATAATCAATTCACCGCAGGATGTTGGTGGCTATCCTGAGCTGCAGAGTAAACCTGCCCCAAAAGACTCAGATAATGATGGTATGCCAGATAGTTGGGAAAAGAAGCATAAGCTAGACCCTAAAAATGCCGATGATGCATCCGGCTTTACTGTAGATAAGAATTATACAAATATTGAAGTATACTTAAACGAATTGGTTCAATGA
- a CDS encoding DUF5123 domain-containing protein, whose amino-acid sequence MKKSFKYIFLAFGLLPVIMTSCSDDIDPVITELDTDRAFAPVGLTAFVRNQTTIELKWDVKEGVDHYEVEFSQDSLEFNSIIRTVTVMPDEVPIQEAFEGETQYSARVKAVREDGKESGYATIAVMTAIENIFLPLEGEDIAAKEVTLKWPAGSEVTHLIVNPGNVNRTITADEKAAGEVTIEGLTGETEYTITLYNNTKRRGVVTFETLVDIGDAIAVHPEDDLLAMIAAANDGDVLVLFPGEYGSAEAGLTINIEKSIKLRGLYPYDRPVVYGQITCNAAVGLLEVRSIIFEGTGYGQFFNVSGSDCNVSTLTVEDCDISGYSNNLIYNNNSGVFGTININNCYIHDILGSGGDGIDFRSGEIGALNVTNSTFANGFRTFLRMQAECNSVFESCTFYQVANVDSGNNRGLFRSSGGGTIKVSDCLFVRTGLEGTTTRGWWTKAGDMSASTTYADNYFFNVFNLFADGSEYTDPAQVDATELDPGFVDAANEDFTVTNQTLIDEQIGDPRWLN is encoded by the coding sequence ATGAAAAAATCATTCAAATATATATTTCTAGCCTTCGGTTTACTCCCTGTGATCATGACATCATGTTCTGATGACATAGATCCGGTAATAACGGAGCTTGATACCGATAGAGCTTTTGCTCCAGTTGGCCTCACAGCTTTCGTGAGAAACCAGACTACAATAGAATTAAAGTGGGATGTAAAAGAGGGTGTAGATCATTATGAAGTAGAGTTTAGTCAGGATAGCCTGGAATTTAACTCTATCATTCGTACTGTAACAGTGATGCCTGACGAGGTGCCTATTCAGGAAGCCTTTGAAGGAGAAACTCAATATTCTGCACGTGTGAAGGCAGTGAGAGAAGATGGAAAAGAATCAGGCTACGCTACTATTGCAGTGATGACTGCTATCGAAAATATCTTCTTGCCTTTAGAAGGAGAAGATATTGCAGCTAAGGAAGTTACTCTTAAATGGCCTGCAGGTAGTGAAGTAACTCATTTAATAGTAAATCCAGGCAATGTAAACAGAACCATAACTGCAGATGAAAAAGCAGCGGGTGAAGTGACCATTGAAGGGCTTACAGGAGAAACTGAGTACACCATCACTCTTTATAACAATACTAAAAGAAGAGGTGTAGTTACATTCGAAACGCTGGTAGATATAGGTGATGCTATAGCTGTACACCCTGAAGATGATTTATTAGCTATGATTGCAGCGGCTAACGACGGCGACGTACTAGTTCTTTTCCCTGGAGAATATGGTTCTGCAGAAGCTGGGCTAACTATTAATATTGAGAAATCAATTAAGCTAAGAGGCTTGTATCCGTATGACAGACCTGTTGTTTATGGTCAAATCACCTGTAATGCTGCGGTGGGCTTGTTAGAAGTGAGAAGCATCATCTTCGAAGGAACAGGATATGGTCAGTTCTTTAATGTATCTGGTTCTGATTGTAACGTAAGCACTTTAACTGTAGAAGATTGTGACATAAGTGGTTATTCTAACAACCTGATTTACAATAACAACTCAGGAGTATTTGGTACCATCAACATCAATAATTGCTACATCCATGACATACTAGGTAGTGGCGGTGATGGTATTGATTTCAGAAGTGGAGAAATCGGTGCTCTTAATGTTACTAATTCTACTTTCGCTAATGGTTTCAGAACATTCTTAAGAATGCAGGCAGAATGTAACTCGGTTTTCGAGAGCTGCACATTCTATCAGGTAGCTAACGTAGATAGTGGAAACAACAGAGGTCTTTTCAGATCTAGTGGTGGAGGTACCATTAAAGTAAGTGATTGTTTATTTGTACGCACTGGTCTGGAAGGTACTACTACCAGAGGATGGTGGACTAAAGCCGGTGATATGTCAGCCTCAACTACTTACGCTGATAATTACTTCTTCAATGTATTCAACTTATTTGCTGATGGCAGTGAGTATACTGATCCAGCGCAGGTTGATGCCACTGAATTAGATCCTGGCTTTGTAGATGCTGCCAATGAAGACTTTACAGTGACTAACCAAACGCTTATAGATGAGCAAATTGGTGACCCACGTTGGTTAAATTAA
- a CDS encoding glycoside hydrolase family 43 protein has protein sequence MNPTQLIRTTLTLSLLVLALLSVTQVLAQKSSGLSQVWVSDQGDGTYKNPILYADYSDPDICKVGDDFYMTASSFNAIPGLPILHSKDLINWQLMSYALDRQPPFDHFSIPQHGNGVWAPSIRYHNDEFYIYYGDPDYGIYMVKAKDPKGPWEAPVLVQEGKGLIDPCPLWDEDGKAYLVHAYAGSRAGIKSILVVNKMSPDGTHLLDEGTIVFDGHENHPTIEGPKFYKRNGYYYIFAPAGGVPTGWQMVLRSKNVFGPYEDKIVMDQGATEINGPHQGGWVELESGESWFAHFQDRDAYGRIVNLQPMIWKNDWPVIGVDKDSDGKGEPVITYKKPNVGKSYGKQTPPDTDEFNENSLGLQWQWHANPKATWAFPNASQGYLRLYTDQIPEDASSYWSVPNLLLQKFPAQEFAVTTKLSFFPNEKLQNERTGLIIMGEDYAHINLMSKEDGLYIEYAVAHDVRHGNKENQQIIKKIKGNDVYFRVEVSKGAKCQFSYSENGKKFTDVGDEFTAVPGRWIGAKVGIFALRQDKINDSGYANYDWFRFTPLN, from the coding sequence ATGAACCCTACCCAGCTAATCCGAACTACCCTTACTCTATCACTTTTAGTGCTGGCATTGCTGTCAGTTACTCAAGTCCTGGCTCAGAAAAGCTCAGGCCTGTCGCAAGTATGGGTGTCAGATCAGGGTGATGGCACTTATAAGAATCCTATACTTTATGCCGATTATTCAGATCCGGATATATGCAAAGTGGGAGATGATTTTTATATGACTGCCTCTAGCTTTAATGCTATTCCGGGTTTACCCATTTTGCATTCTAAAGATCTGATTAACTGGCAACTAATGAGCTATGCTCTGGATAGACAACCACCTTTTGATCATTTCTCTATCCCTCAGCACGGCAATGGTGTTTGGGCTCCTTCCATCAGATATCACAATGATGAGTTTTACATCTATTATGGAGACCCTGACTATGGTATTTACATGGTTAAAGCCAAAGATCCTAAAGGGCCGTGGGAAGCTCCGGTTTTGGTGCAGGAAGGTAAAGGACTCATCGATCCATGTCCTCTTTGGGATGAAGATGGAAAAGCTTACCTGGTGCACGCCTATGCTGGCAGCAGAGCAGGTATTAAAAGCATCCTGGTTGTAAATAAAATGAGCCCTGATGGAACGCATCTATTGGATGAAGGTACCATTGTATTTGACGGACACGAGAACCATCCAACCATAGAGGGCCCCAAATTTTATAAGAGAAATGGTTACTACTACATCTTCGCACCTGCTGGTGGTGTGCCTACAGGATGGCAAATGGTATTGAGATCTAAAAATGTATTTGGCCCTTATGAAGATAAAATAGTTATGGATCAAGGCGCTACCGAAATCAATGGGCCTCATCAGGGCGGATGGGTAGAATTAGAATCAGGCGAAAGTTGGTTCGCCCATTTTCAGGACAGAGATGCGTACGGTAGAATCGTGAATTTACAACCCATGATCTGGAAGAATGACTGGCCAGTCATTGGTGTTGATAAGGATTCAGATGGCAAAGGAGAGCCGGTAATTACTTATAAAAAACCAAATGTAGGCAAGAGCTACGGCAAGCAGACGCCACCTGATACTGATGAATTCAATGAAAATAGTCTAGGGCTACAATGGCAATGGCACGCTAACCCAAAGGCTACATGGGCTTTTCCTAATGCATCGCAGGGATACCTGAGATTATATACAGATCAAATTCCTGAGGATGCAAGCAGCTATTGGTCGGTGCCGAATTTGTTACTTCAGAAGTTTCCGGCACAGGAATTTGCTGTTACCACCAAGCTCAGCTTTTTTCCTAATGAAAAGTTACAAAACGAAAGAACTGGTTTGATAATTATGGGTGAGGATTATGCCCATATTAATCTGATGAGTAAAGAAGATGGTCTTTATATAGAATATGCCGTAGCTCATGATGTAAGACATGGCAATAAAGAAAATCAGCAGATCATAAAGAAAATAAAAGGTAATGATGTTTACTTCCGGGTAGAAGTAAGTAAGGGTGCGAAATGCCAGTTTAGCTACAGTGAAAACGGTAAGAAGTTTACAGATGTAGGAGATGAGTTTACAGCGGTACCCGGACGCTGGATAGGAGCTAAGGTTGGCATTTTCGCGTTAAGACAAGATAAAATTAATGATTCAGGATACGCCAATTATGATTGGTTCAGATTTACACCTTTAAATTAA
- a CDS encoding DUF4861 domain-containing protein has protein sequence MSRNLWLAALVVLFGCNSNTKNESESTDAESITEFTVVVNNPLSQVRTGTLVMIKAADLPSNFNKNAFTVMLGEQEVPSQYNTKGEEGIAFVIDTLAAEAKVEYTIDFDVDGERKHDYPKRTQAELSIKKGGKFENREYMGGEFENIDSLRVPDEHTDHSWFIRYEGPGWESDLVGYRFYLDWRNATDVFGKTGHGMELQHVGKDNFDSYHELSDWGMDVLKVGESLGVGSIATYYNDKAMRVAETDSVISKVLENGPVYSAVQTDYFGWKVADTELDLESVISIHAGTRLSKEQLTLENSLENIATGLHKDKGTDLFTSEGDENSWGYLATYGAQSLNNDNLGLAILFPPKSLKNFTEDAHSHVVTLNPEGNEVTYYFLAAWEKEMDGITTKEQFVEYLNKTAKELAHPVEVLVTE, from the coding sequence ATGAGTAGAAATTTATGGCTCGCGGCTTTAGTAGTGCTTTTCGGTTGCAATAGCAATACAAAAAATGAAAGTGAAAGCACTGATGCAGAAAGTATTACCGAATTCACTGTTGTGGTGAATAACCCATTGTCTCAAGTACGAACGGGTACATTGGTAATGATCAAAGCAGCAGATTTGCCTTCAAATTTTAATAAAAATGCCTTTACCGTAATGCTTGGAGAGCAGGAAGTGCCATCTCAGTATAATACTAAAGGAGAGGAAGGGATCGCTTTTGTGATAGATACTCTTGCTGCTGAGGCTAAGGTGGAGTACACCATAGATTTTGATGTGGATGGTGAGAGAAAACATGACTACCCTAAAAGAACTCAGGCCGAGCTGTCTATTAAGAAAGGTGGCAAGTTTGAGAACAGAGAATATATGGGTGGTGAGTTTGAGAACATAGATTCACTGAGAGTTCCAGATGAACACACTGATCATTCATGGTTTATCCGCTATGAAGGTCCGGGATGGGAGTCTGATCTTGTTGGCTATCGATTCTATCTTGACTGGAGAAATGCTACTGATGTGTTTGGTAAAACCGGTCATGGTATGGAATTACAGCATGTAGGGAAAGATAATTTCGATTCTTATCATGAGCTCAGCGATTGGGGCATGGATGTATTGAAGGTAGGTGAATCATTAGGCGTAGGATCAATAGCTACTTACTATAATGACAAAGCCATGAGAGTAGCAGAAACTGACAGCGTAATAAGCAAAGTATTAGAAAATGGACCAGTTTACTCTGCCGTTCAAACTGATTACTTTGGCTGGAAAGTGGCTGATACTGAGCTTGATCTGGAGTCTGTTATCAGTATTCATGCAGGAACCAGACTATCTAAAGAGCAGCTTACCCTGGAAAATAGTCTTGAAAATATCGCTACTGGCCTTCATAAAGATAAAGGTACTGATCTATTCACCTCAGAAGGTGATGAAAATAGCTGGGGCTATCTGGCTACTTACGGAGCACAAAGTTTGAACAACGACAATCTGGGTCTTGCGATTTTGTTCCCTCCTAAAAGCCTGAAAAACTTCACTGAAGATGCTCATAGTCATGTTGTTACATTAAACCCTGAAGGAAATGAAGTGACTTATTACTTTTTAGCTGCCTGGGAGAAGGAAATGGATGGCATAACTACTAAAGAGCAATTTGTTGAGTACCTGAACAAAACTGCCAAAGAATTGGCACATCCTGTGGAAGTATTAGTTACGGAATAA
- a CDS encoding RagB/SusD family nutrient uptake outer membrane protein produces MKKIIYIAGVMMGLFLTSCEDGLEAPAKSTLDESTIFSNYDLAKGAVDGIKEPFGQTNSYRGRFLPWYGMNTDIEWYNSSTSGNDNSDLVTYDAKPNNSNMNSANNAWAMMYSGIERANLCINGLRTYGDAVPGTDMGYLLGEALTLRAIYYADLMKAWGDVVARFEPINTSTLYLPKSNRDIIYKQLLDDLAEASELVPWPNESSLTGTVEQVNKAFVKGFRARLALVAGGYSQYPDGVRLSTDPDLSRDKMYALALQECKDVIASGTTQLEGSFEELWRKYNRDEINAGGESLWEIPFSSGRGRWLFTFAVRHRSVDQYTGQARGGQGGPTPFMFYEYDPSDLRQDVTCVPYEWGDADKDTKIAQQQLTGIDSWAFGKFRYEWKDSYVTSSNDDGTNFMYMRYAEVVLMAAEAANELEGPGSAAPYLRMLRERAFDPADWSTMVDGYINGLGSKEEMFQAIVKEHKLEFCGEMLRKQALIRWNLLGDKLEEAKAKMYDLRNTTGEYSDVPQTVYYEIGEDGESLVTYGIERGETDNRSADFAYSMDWATPDEIEDEKIETLYTFDPDQHQFWPIWQVFLDASNGQLKNDYGY; encoded by the coding sequence ATGAAAAAGATTATATATATAGCGGGAGTAATGATGGGACTGTTCTTAACATCTTGTGAAGATGGTCTTGAAGCTCCAGCAAAATCAACTTTAGATGAATCTACCATTTTTTCCAACTATGATTTGGCTAAAGGAGCGGTAGATGGCATCAAAGAACCTTTCGGGCAAACTAATTCTTACCGAGGGAGATTTTTACCCTGGTATGGAATGAACACTGATATAGAGTGGTATAACTCTTCAACAAGTGGTAATGATAATTCTGACTTGGTAACTTATGATGCCAAGCCTAATAACTCTAACATGAACTCGGCTAATAATGCCTGGGCCATGATGTATTCAGGTATTGAAAGGGCTAATCTTTGTATCAACGGTTTAAGAACTTACGGTGATGCTGTGCCTGGAACCGATATGGGATATTTATTGGGAGAAGCATTAACATTAAGAGCCATTTACTATGCAGACCTAATGAAAGCATGGGGAGATGTGGTGGCCAGATTCGAACCTATTAATACAAGTACACTCTATTTACCTAAATCTAATAGAGATATCATCTACAAGCAGCTATTAGACGATTTAGCAGAGGCATCAGAACTTGTGCCTTGGCCTAATGAATCATCATTAACAGGTACAGTAGAGCAGGTGAACAAGGCTTTTGTTAAAGGATTCAGAGCACGTTTGGCGCTAGTGGCCGGTGGGTATTCTCAGTACCCTGATGGAGTGCGCTTGAGCACAGATCCTGATTTATCAAGAGATAAAATGTATGCTTTGGCATTACAAGAATGTAAAGATGTAATCGCTAGTGGTACAACTCAGCTTGAAGGCTCTTTTGAAGAGTTATGGAGAAAATATAACCGAGATGAGATAAACGCTGGTGGAGAGTCTCTTTGGGAGATACCTTTCTCATCAGGTAGAGGTAGATGGTTATTTACATTTGCTGTACGCCATAGAAGTGTTGATCAATACACTGGCCAAGCCAGAGGTGGTCAGGGTGGTCCTACACCTTTCATGTTCTACGAATATGATCCATCAGATCTTCGTCAGGATGTAACTTGTGTGCCTTATGAGTGGGGCGATGCTGATAAAGATACTAAAATTGCTCAGCAACAGCTTACTGGTATAGACTCTTGGGCTTTTGGTAAGTTCAGATATGAGTGGAAAGATAGCTATGTGACCTCAAGTAATGATGATGGTACTAACTTCATGTATATGAGATATGCCGAGGTTGTGCTTATGGCAGCTGAAGCAGCTAACGAGCTGGAAGGTCCTGGTTCTGCAGCTCCATACTTAAGAATGCTGAGAGAAAGAGCTTTTGATCCTGCTGACTGGTCAACTATGGTTGATGGTTATATCAACGGATTAGGAAGTAAAGAGGAAATGTTCCAAGCTATAGTGAAAGAGCATAAGCTTGAATTCTGTGGCGAAATGTTGAGAAAGCAAGCGCTTATCCGTTGGAATCTTTTAGGTGATAAATTAGAAGAAGCTAAAGCTAAAATGTATGATTTGAGAAACACTACTGGCGAATATTCAGATGTACCTCAGACCGTATATTATGAGATAGGAGAGGATGGCGAATCATTAGTTACCTATGGTATAGAGCGTGGAGAAACAGATAACAGATCTGCAGATTTTGCTTATTCTATGGATTGGGCTACGCCTGATGAAATAGAAGATGAGAAGATAGAAACACTCTATACTTTTGATCCTGATCAGCATCAGTTCTGGCCAATTTGGCAAGTATTTTTAGATGCTAGCAACGGACAGTTGAAAAATGATTACGGGTATTAA
- a CDS encoding pectinesterase family protein, whose translation MRRLGIILLFLITNSVNAQQFDFTVAADGSGDFKMIQQAIDAVPDMRKSETRIFIKNGIYKEKLVLSASKTNVTFIGESVEKTIVTYDDYASKKNRFGEEIGTSGSSGFFVFGEGFMAQNITFENSSGPVGQAVAVRIDGDKVIFDNCRFLGFQDTLYPHGDRSRQYYRNCYIEGTTDFIFGWSTAVFDNCEIYSKKNGSYVTAASTLEETDYGFVFLNCKLTGDAPENSVYLGRPWRPFAQTVFINCDLGKHIKPEGWHNWNKPDAEKTTFYAEYNSKGPGSNGERVDWSHQLSDDQANKYTLANIFKDWNPLDKLKTAMEN comes from the coding sequence ATGAGAAGGTTAGGCATCATACTATTATTCTTAATTACTAATTCGGTCAATGCTCAACAGTTTGACTTTACTGTGGCGGCTGACGGAAGTGGCGATTTTAAGATGATTCAACAAGCTATTGATGCAGTGCCGGATATGAGGAAATCCGAAACCAGAATTTTCATTAAAAATGGTATTTATAAAGAAAAGCTGGTGCTTTCAGCTTCAAAAACCAACGTTACTTTCATAGGAGAAAGCGTGGAGAAGACCATCGTCACTTATGATGATTACGCCTCTAAAAAGAATCGTTTTGGAGAGGAAATAGGCACCTCAGGATCATCAGGATTCTTCGTGTTTGGAGAAGGCTTCATGGCTCAGAACATAACATTTGAAAACTCGTCAGGCCCTGTAGGTCAGGCAGTAGCGGTGAGGATAGATGGTGATAAGGTAATCTTTGATAATTGCAGGTTTCTAGGGTTTCAGGATACACTGTACCCTCATGGCGATAGAAGCAGACAGTATTACCGAAACTGCTACATAGAAGGTACCACAGATTTTATTTTTGGCTGGTCTACCGCTGTTTTTGATAACTGCGAGATCTATTCTAAAAAGAATGGAAGCTACGTTACAGCGGCATCAACTTTAGAAGAAACTGACTATGGATTTGTCTTCCTAAACTGTAAGCTTACAGGAGATGCTCCAGAAAACTCAGTTTACCTGGGCAGACCGTGGAGACCATTTGCCCAGACAGTTTTTATCAATTGTGACTTAGGAAAGCATATAAAGCCAGAAGGGTGGCATAATTGGAATAAGCCAGACGCTGAAAAGACCACCTTTTATGCAGAATATAACTCAAAAGGTCCGGGAAGTAACGGAGAGCGCGTGGATTGGTCTCATCAATTATCTGATGATCAGGCCAATAAGTACACGTTGGCCAATATATTTAAAGACTGGAATCCTCTCGATAAACTAAAGACCGCTATGGAAAACTAG